A stretch of DNA from Thermococcus sp. Bubb.Bath:
CCAGAACAAAAACTTATAAGAAAAGGAACAAACCTGCGAGCATGAAGAGCGAAGACGAAAAGTTTATGAGACTCGCCCTTGAGCTGGCGAAGCGCGGGGAGGGGTGGGTAAACTCGAATCCCATGGTTGGAGCGGTTATAGTCAAGGATGGGAAGATAATAGGCGTCGGCTGGCACAGGAAGTTCGGCGAGAAGCACGCCGAGGTCAACGCCATCGAGGACGCGAAGGCAAAGGGTTATGACGTCAAAGGTGCTACGATGTACGTAACCCTCGAACCATGCTCTCACTGGGGAAAGCAGCCCCCCTGTGCTGATAGGATAATTAGAGAGGGCTTTAAGCGTGTCGTCGTTGCGATGGAGGATCCGAACCCCCTCGTCGCCGGCAATGGCATAGAAAAGATGAGGAAAGCTGGGATAGATGTGGAAGTCGGCCTCTTGGAGGACGAAGCGAGGAAGCTCAACGAAATCTTTATCAAATACATCACAACTAAGATTCCCTTCGTTTCCATAAAGCTTGCCCTCACGCTCGACGGATTCATAGCAACAGAAACCGGCTCCTCACAGTGGATAACAGGAGAAAAGGCCCGCCAGAGGGTTCAGAAACTGAGAAAAAGACACATGGCAATAATGGTCGGCTCTGGAACGGTTCTCGCCGACGATCCAAGGCTCAACTGCAGGCTTGAGGACTGCCCACAGAAGGTTAAGGTTATCCTCGACCGCTCCGGTAGGGTGGCGGATGATGTAAGAAACGGAAGGAAGTTCCGCCTCTTCGAGGATGGGAAGGCTATCTTCTTCACGCAGAGGCCTGAGAAATTCGAGGGAATAGCTGAGGTCTACCCTATAACTGAACCAATTGAGATCCTGAAGAAGCTCGGCGAGCTCGGGATAGACAGCGTCCTGATCGAGGGCGGCAGGATAGCCTGTGGGTTCCTGCCCCTGGCTGACAAGTTCTACCTGTTCTACGGGCCGAAGCTCTTCGGGAACGGGATAAAGCCCTTCGAGTGCCTCAAGGTTGAGAACGCCAACGAGGCTCCTCTATTGAGAATTGAATCAATCGAGAGGCTCGGTGAGAGCTTCCTCGTTACCGCTTATCCGGGTGGTGGAGATGTTCACGGGGATAGTTGAGGGAACCGGAAGGGCCCGCTATTCGGCTGGAAAGCTCTACGTTGAGCTCCCGTTTGAGGTGAAGGAAGGGGACAGTGTGGTGGTAAACGGGGCCTGTCTAACCGTCGTTTCCTTCGACGGAAAAACGGCCGTCTTCGATGTTGGCGAGGAAACCCTAGCGAGAACAAACCTAAGGGAAGCAAAGGTGGTCAACCTTGAAAGGGCCATGCCAGCTAACGGCCGCTTCGACGGGCACATAGTTACCGGCCACGTGGACGGGACGATAAGGTTCGTGGCAAAGAGGAGGAGCGGAAACACGACCTGGATTGCCTTTGAAATGCCGAAGGAAAATTGGGGGGTTGCGGAGAAGGGCTCGATAGCTCTCAACGGCGTCTCTCTCACCGTTGCGAGAGCTGAAGCCAGCCGCTTTTGGATTCAGGTCATTCCCTACACCCTCGAAAAGACGAACCTCGACCTCCTGAGGCCGGGTGAAAGGGTGAACTACGAGATAGACGTTCTGGCCAGATACGTGAGGAGAATCCTTGAGCGTTAGCCCGTTTTTAGTTCCATTTTTAGAACAAATTTTTAAAAGTACTGGAACAAATCTGGGACAGGGGAATGAAAGATGAACTGGGACTCAGTCAAAAATGCGGTTCTTGAGGGAAAACCGGTTGTTCTCATAGATGACAGGAGGGAGTTTGAGGCCGATTTGATTTATCCGGCCGAGATAGCTTCTCCAGAGGTCGTCAACTTCATGCTCTCAATGAAGGGCCTTCTCTGTCTCACCATGGACATGGACGAGGCGTTGGAGAGGGGCTTCTTCCCGCTTCCGAGCAAGGAGGGGGAGACTAATTTTCTCATCCCGGTTGACTATAAGGAAACCTTCACGGGCATAACGGCAGAGGAGAGGGCGCTGACGGCGAGGAAGGTTGCGGAAGGGCTTGGAGTCGAGGCCTTTCGCTACCCCGGCCACCTCCACCTCCTCGGCGGAATAGGCCTCAACAGGAGGAGGGGGCACACCGAAAGCTCCCTTGAACTAATGGAGATACTCGGGTTCAGGAGGTACGCCCTCATCGTGGAAATCCTCGACGAGAATGGTGACTCTCACAACAGGGAGTACGCCCTAAAGCTAGCGGAGGAGCACGGCCTTCCCGTCCTCACCACGGACGACGTCTGGAAGGAGTTCGTGAGGAGAAAGCAGCTGATGAGGATTTACGCTAACGCGAGGCTCCCGACGAGGTACGGCGACTTCAGGATAATCTCCTTTGACAATGAACTCGACTTCAAGGAGCACGCGGCCATAGTCAAGGAGCCCTATGGAGAAGTCCCGCTTGTCAGGGTTCACTCCCAGTGCCTCACTGGGGACACACTCGGTTCGCTAAAATGCGACTGCGGTAGCCAGCTCGCCAACGCCCTCAGGATGATAGAGCAGGAGGGTGGAATACTCCTTTACATGGACCAGGAGGGCAGGGGAATCGGCCTAAAGGAGAAGATAAAGGCCTACGAGCTCCAGGACAAAGGTCTGGACACCGTTGAGGCTAACGAGGCCCTCGGCCACAAAGCCGACGAGAGAACCTTCGAGGCAGCTTTCCAGATGCTCCGCGCTCTTGGCGTCTCAAAGGTCAGGCTGATAACCAACAACCCGAAGAAAGCGGAGGCCCTTGAGGAGTTCGGGATAGAGGTCGTTGAGACTGTTCCAGCTCCTGGTGAGGTTACAGAGTACAACAGGTTCTACTTAAAGACCAAAGCAGAGAAGCTCGGTCATAAACTTCCCTTTGAAGTCTGATTTAGTCTAATTATTTGATTAAAGAACAACATGATTAAAGGATTATGGAAAACGAGGTGGGGAGCATGGAAGTCCGCGTAATTGAGGGCGAATTTAAGAGCGAAGGCGTAAAGATTGGAGTCGTCGTTGCCCGTTTCAACGACCTTCTGACCAACGAGATCCTCAGCGGTGCCCTCGACTGCTTTGAGAGGCATGGCGTTGAGGGAGTTGACGTCGTTAAGGTTCCGGGAAGCTTTGAGATACCGCTGGTTGCCAAAAAACTCGCCGAGAGCGGGAAGTACGACGCGGTTCTCGCCCTTGGCGCGGTTGTTAGGGGAGAAACGAAGCACTTCGACCTCGTTGCCAATGAAGTCGCCAAGGGAGTCGCCAGCGTTTCCCTTCAGAGCGGCGTTCCTGTCATCTTCGGCGTGATAACCGTCGAGGACGAGCTCCAGGGCTTCAACAGGGCAGGAATTAAGAGCAACAAGGGATTCGAGTACGCGATGGCCGCGCTGGAGATGGCAAATTTGATGAAAAAACTTAGAGGGAAGGAGTGAAGGAAAGACCCCACCCTTTCTCATTTTCAACTATCCCAATAGCGAGCACCTTGTGCTCGAAGGGAAGCCCCATGACCTTTTCAACGAGCTCTTCCTGGTTGGAAAAGTCCACTTCAACACTTTCGAAGCCATCAACATTGTAAGTAGCCGTCAGGAAAGCCCTCCCTTCCCCGAGCTTAAGCTCCCTGACCCAGAGCTTATCCCTTCCGACGAAGCCGAGCCAGCCCCTTTTTTCCCCGCGCTTAATTATCCCCGCTATCCTTGGAGTGTTGTAGTCGTCCCTCTCGTAGTCGAGCGCATCTAAGACGTGGACGAGGGCCTTCCTTGGCTTCTCCCACTCGAGGGCCTGAGCTATAAAGTCCGTGTGGAGGCCGTTGGTGACAACCGCGTAATCCTTCCTCAGCCTCACGACGGGATAGCTCACGTACGGGTTCTCCGTCTCGGTCTGGTTGATTATGTAAACCGCGTTCCCCTTTACCACCGCCCTCCTGTTCGGGAAGGAGCGGGAGCAGAGGAGATAGAATGCGAAGGGCTTTCCTTTGTTCAGTCCTATCCCGAGGGTTCTCCCCACATACCTCACGTTACCACCTCCCCAAGCCTGTCTTCCTCCTCGGCAAGCCTGAGCTCCCTCGCTATCCTCTGCCCCATGCTGAGCCTCTCACCCCAGTAGAGCTCAGAGTACCAGTGGTCGGCGTTGCTCCCCCCGTCTATGCGCGATGCGATGCCTATCGCCCTGAAAGAGCCGTCGTAGGCGAAGTGGAGCGCAAAGGGGCCGATTATCCCTGGAGGTTCGAGCTTTCTCATCGCCTCGACGAAGGCCAGCCCATAGTCATGTAGCTGTGGAAGAAGCGACTCTCTGAGAACCACTGCCCTGTTGCCGGCTATCGTGTACGGAAGCGGCCTTACCGGCCAGCGGGCATTGCCGTCCGCTATAAGAACTCTCTCATCAACGCCGATTAGTTCAAGCCTCCCCATGATCGGCGAGTAGAAGAAGTGGACGTAAAGGTAAACGCCGGGGATAAAGCGCTCGACCCTGTAAGGCTCTTTAAGCTTTGAAAGTTTATCCTCAAGTTCACTGCCCCTTGCAATAAAGTGGCCGCTCCCTCCCCTCGGCCCTTCAATCCTGACGAAGTAGAGCTCGTCCGGCTTAACGTCCTCAGGCTCGACCACCTCAACCCTAGGAATTCCAGCCTTATCGAGGGCCTTATCCTGGAGTTCGAAGGTAGTCTCCCACTTGAGGAAGCGTCTGTTTCCGAAGAACTTGGCTCTGGCCCTTTCTATCGCCTTAAGCCCGAGGTAGGCAACGAACGAGCCGTGCGGGACAGCTATACCGTTGTCGTTCAGGATGGTGCTCATGTCCTCGGTAACCAGGAGCTCATCAACGATTGGGAGGGAGGAGTAGAATGGCTCCCTCTTTGGATTCACGTAGAGCCTTGTCCTAAGACCCTCCTTCTTTGCCCCGAGGAGTATCTGGAGCGAGGAGTGGGAAGCTATCGTGGAAACTATCACACTATCACCTCCCTAAGCTTCTCCTGACTCAGGAGCTTTCCATCCCTCATAATCCGCATCGTGTCGCCGCTCAGCTCGTCTATGACGATAAGCTTGCCGTTTCTCCGGCCGAACTCCAGCTTGAAATCAACAAGCTGAAGGCCTTTTGAACAGAAGAACTCCCTTAGAATCTCGGCGACTATCCGGGTTTTCTCCTTCATCTCCATGACTTCCCCTTCGCTCGCTATTCCGAGCCTCACTATAGCCTCTTCAGTTATCAGCGGGTCCTTCAGGGCATCGTCCTTAAGCGTGAACTCCACTATCCCGAGTGGCGTCAGCTCCTTTACCCAGCCATTGTAACGCCTCAGGAAGCTCCCGTAAGCTAATTCGCGGTAGATGACCTCAAGCGGGATTTTCTCCGCCTTCAGGAAGCGCGCCCTCCTCTTGTCAATCCGCTCAACGAAGTGGGTCCTTATCCCGTTCCTCTCAAGAAGGCGGAAGAAGAACTCCGTCTCATCTAAAACAGCGCTTCCCTTACCCCTCCGCTCACCTATGACCTCGTTGCCGCCGGTGTCTTCCCTTCCGTCCTCGCCGAGTATTGAGTCCTTGAAATGGAAGACGAGATAGGGCCCATCCTCGTAAACGTCCTTGGTCTTTCCGCGGTAGATCCGCCTCACTCCCGCTCACCCGCGAGCATGTCGTTGATGAGCTTTATTGCGCAGAGGTCGCCGCACATCGAGCAGGCCTCCGTCTTCGTTGGCCTCTCCTTCCTTATCTCGATGAAGCGCTCCTTGTCCATCGAAAGCTCGAACTGTTTTGCCCATTTTAACTTCCCTCTTGCGAGGGCCATGAGGTAGTCCTTCCTAAAGTCGGCCTCGAAGCGGGTCAGGTTGACCGCGTGGGCCGCTATCTTCGCCGCTATCACGCCCTGCCTCACGTGCTCCACATCGGGAAGGCCGAGGTGCTCGGCGGGAGTCACGTAGCAGAGGAAGTCAGCCCCGTTAAGGGCCGCTATTGCCCCGCCTATTGCGGCCGTTATGTGGTCGTAGCCGGGGAAGATGTCGGTAACCACCGGCCCGAGGACATAGAAGGGTGCGTTGTCCGTTGCAACCTTGGCCAGCTTCACCTGGGCCGCTATCTGGTCTATGGGGACGTGGCCCGGCCCCTCGACCATGGTTTGGACTCCAGCTTCTCTTGCGCGCCTGACGAGCCTCCCGAGGGTGTAGAGCTCGGCAATCTGAAGCTCATCGCCGGCGTCGGGCAGACCGCCGGGCCTCAGCCCGTCGCCGAGGCTCAAAACCACATCATACTCCCTGGCGAGCTCAAGAAGGTAGTCGTAGTCCTTGTAGAATGGGTTTTCCTCGCCCCAGTGAAGTATCCAGGCCGCCAGAAACGTCCCGCCGCGCGAGACCATTCCGACGGTTCTCTTCGCCCTCTTCATCTTCTCAACGACCTCTTTAGTGACGCCGACGTGGATGGTCGTGTAGTCTACGCCGTCCTTGAAGTGCTTCTCGACTGCTCCCCACATGTCCTCCTCGGTCATCTCTATGATGGCTTTGCCCTTTGCCAGCATTTCCTCCGCGGCCTGGTAGATTGGAACAGTACCGATGGGAACGTCCACGGCGTGCATTATGGTCTTCCTTGTCTCGTCGAGGTCTCCGCCGGTTGAGAGGTCCATTATCGTGTCGGCGCCGTACTTCACGGCGACCTTGGCTTTTTCTATTTCGGCCTTAACGTCAACAATGTCCCTTGAGGTACCTATGTTCGCGTTCACCTTGACCCTGACGCCCGCGCCAACGGCAACCGGCTTAACCCAGTCGTGGCGGACGTTGCGGAAGATGACGGTGTAACCCCTGGCAACGTTCCTCCTCAGTTTTTCGGCGTCTATTCCTTCTCTCTCGGCCACAAACTTCATTTCCTCAGTTATGACGCCCTTCCTGGCTTCCTCAATCTGTGTCATACCAATCACCCGGTTTTATAATCCCTTCATAATAAAGTTTTTAAATCCAAAAACTTAGTTTTGAACGCGGTTTAAAAGGTTTTAGGTGGTAGTCATGAGGGAGATAGAGATAAGCAGGGCAATAGTTGAGGCCTACTCCAACGACATCCTTGATAACCTCCAACTCGACGTTGCCGTAGTCGGCGCCGGCCCCTCCGGAATGGTT
This window harbors:
- a CDS encoding formate--phosphoribosylaminoimidazolecarboxamide ligase, with the protein product MIVSTIASHSSLQILLGAKKEGLRTRLYVNPKREPFYSSLPIVDELLVTEDMSTILNDNGIAVPHGSFVAYLGLKAIERARAKFFGNRRFLKWETTFELQDKALDKAGIPRVEVVEPEDVKPDELYFVRIEGPRGGSGHFIARGSELEDKLSKLKEPYRVERFIPGVYLYVHFFYSPIMGRLELIGVDERVLIADGNARWPVRPLPYTIAGNRAVVLRESLLPQLHDYGLAFVEAMRKLEPPGIIGPFALHFAYDGSFRAIGIASRIDGGSNADHWYSELYWGERLSMGQRIARELRLAEEEDRLGEVVT
- the ribD gene encoding bifunctional diaminohydroxyphosphoribosylaminopyrimidine deaminase/5-amino-6-(5-phosphoribosylamino)uracil reductase RibD, whose translation is MKSEDEKFMRLALELAKRGEGWVNSNPMVGAVIVKDGKIIGVGWHRKFGEKHAEVNAIEDAKAKGYDVKGATMYVTLEPCSHWGKQPPCADRIIREGFKRVVVAMEDPNPLVAGNGIEKMRKAGIDVEVGLLEDEARKLNEIFIKYITTKIPFVSIKLALTLDGFIATETGSSQWITGEKARQRVQKLRKRHMAIMVGSGTVLADDPRLNCRLEDCPQKVKVILDRSGRVADDVRNGRKFRLFEDGKAIFFTQRPEKFEGIAEVYPITEPIEILKKLGELGIDSVLIEGGRIACGFLPLADKFYLFYGPKLFGNGIKPFECLKVENANEAPLLRIESIERLGESFLVTAYPGGGDVHGDS
- the thiC gene encoding phosphomethylpyrimidine synthase ThiC, which produces MTQIEEARKGVITEEMKFVAEREGIDAEKLRRNVARGYTVIFRNVRHDWVKPVAVGAGVRVKVNANIGTSRDIVDVKAEIEKAKVAVKYGADTIMDLSTGGDLDETRKTIMHAVDVPIGTVPIYQAAEEMLAKGKAIIEMTEEDMWGAVEKHFKDGVDYTTIHVGVTKEVVEKMKRAKRTVGMVSRGGTFLAAWILHWGEENPFYKDYDYLLELAREYDVVLSLGDGLRPGGLPDAGDELQIAELYTLGRLVRRAREAGVQTMVEGPGHVPIDQIAAQVKLAKVATDNAPFYVLGPVVTDIFPGYDHITAAIGGAIAALNGADFLCYVTPAEHLGLPDVEHVRQGVIAAKIAAHAVNLTRFEADFRKDYLMALARGKLKWAKQFELSMDKERFIEIRKERPTKTEACSMCGDLCAIKLINDMLAGERE
- a CDS encoding IMP cyclohydrolase, with protein sequence MRYVGRTLGIGLNKGKPFAFYLLCSRSFPNRRAVVKGNAVYIINQTETENPYVSYPVVRLRKDYAVVTNGLHTDFIAQALEWEKPRKALVHVLDALDYERDDYNTPRIAGIIKRGEKRGWLGFVGRDKLWVRELKLGEGRAFLTATYNVDGFESVEVDFSNQEELVEKVMGLPFEHKVLAIGIVENEKGWGLSFTPSL
- a CDS encoding bifunctional 3,4-dihydroxy-2-butanone-4-phosphate synthase/GTP cyclohydrolase II yields the protein MNWDSVKNAVLEGKPVVLIDDRREFEADLIYPAEIASPEVVNFMLSMKGLLCLTMDMDEALERGFFPLPSKEGETNFLIPVDYKETFTGITAEERALTARKVAEGLGVEAFRYPGHLHLLGGIGLNRRRGHTESSLELMEILGFRRYALIVEILDENGDSHNREYALKLAEEHGLPVLTTDDVWKEFVRRKQLMRIYANARLPTRYGDFRIISFDNELDFKEHAAIVKEPYGEVPLVRVHSQCLTGDTLGSLKCDCGSQLANALRMIEQEGGILLYMDQEGRGIGLKEKIKAYELQDKGLDTVEANEALGHKADERTFEAAFQMLRALGVSKVRLITNNPKKAEALEEFGIEVVETVPAPGEVTEYNRFYLKTKAEKLGHKLPFEV
- a CDS encoding phosphoribosylaminoimidazolesuccinocarboxamide synthase — protein: MRRIYRGKTKDVYEDGPYLVFHFKDSILGEDGREDTGGNEVIGERRGKGSAVLDETEFFFRLLERNGIRTHFVERIDKRRARFLKAEKIPLEVIYRELAYGSFLRRYNGWVKELTPLGIVEFTLKDDALKDPLITEEAIVRLGIASEGEVMEMKEKTRIVAEILREFFCSKGLQLVDFKLEFGRRNGKLIVIDELSGDTMRIMRDGKLLSQEKLREVIV
- the ribH gene encoding 6,7-dimethyl-8-ribityllumazine synthase, producing the protein MEVRVIEGEFKSEGVKIGVVVARFNDLLTNEILSGALDCFERHGVEGVDVVKVPGSFEIPLVAKKLAESGKYDAVLALGAVVRGETKHFDLVANEVAKGVASVSLQSGVPVIFGVITVEDELQGFNRAGIKSNKGFEYAMAALEMANLMKKLRGKE
- a CDS encoding riboflavin synthase encodes the protein MFTGIVEGTGRARYSAGKLYVELPFEVKEGDSVVVNGACLTVVSFDGKTAVFDVGEETLARTNLREAKVVNLERAMPANGRFDGHIVTGHVDGTIRFVAKRRSGNTTWIAFEMPKENWGVAEKGSIALNGVSLTVARAEASRFWIQVIPYTLEKTNLDLLRPGERVNYEIDVLARYVRRILER